The following proteins are co-located in the Xiphophorus hellerii strain 12219 chromosome 2, Xiphophorus_hellerii-4.1, whole genome shotgun sequence genome:
- the LOC116711525 gene encoding interferon-induced transmembrane protein 5 — translation MDNHSYNFPSDCTPLTNCKSARKPAGSTVVNMGNPGKNPPRDYLLWSLCNTFYVNFCCLGFMALIYSIKARDQKTLGNLQLAQECSDKAKWYNILAAGWNLLIPLLAIVLIVLLLVHLGSSQGSFDFLGEDGFQNFLKLFSW, via the exons ATGGATAATCATTCCTACAACTTTCCATCCGACTGCACCCCACTCACAAACTGCAAGTCGGCCCGCAAGCCGGCGGGTTCCACCGTGGTGAACATGGGCAACCCGGGGAAGAACCCTCCCCGGGACTACCTGCTCTGGTCGCTCTGCAACACCTTTTACGTCAACTTCTGCTGCTTGGGCTTCATGGCACTCATCTACTCCATCAAG GCCCGGGACCAGAAGACTCTCGGGAACCTGCAGCTGGCTCAGGAGTGCTCAGACAAGGCCAAATGGTACAACATCCTGGCCGCCGGCTGGAACCTGCTGATCCCTCTGCTGGCCATCGTCCTGATCGTCCTCCTGCTCGTCCACCTCGGCTCCTCTCAGGGCTCCTTCGATTTCCTGGGAGAGGACGGTTTCCAAAACTTCCTCAAGCTGTTCAGCTGGTAG